The following coding sequences lie in one Microvirga sp. 17 mud 1-3 genomic window:
- a CDS encoding right-handed parallel beta-helix repeat-containing protein: MAFPTSATTGVPDGVKLLPSGGIVVTKPGTVLEGLDIRGQVYIKADNVTLKNCKITTKDFYVVRIDKGIQGAVVQNCDIDGQGGSGTGIGGAGTFLGNDIRGVVNGINLEGAVGSKIIGNYIHDFRGGPDEHFDGIQIFGDVGTMKNIEIAHNTIINDGSPIGVSAIFVANTFGPVDNVSIHHNYLSSPGNFPVYNMGTYTKSPITNVTWSDNYVVKGYYGYEKITADSQGRLPTMTNNTNVDKGLPPETAPDSYSANKANDGPPPTSGTKGK; the protein is encoded by the coding sequence GCGACGACTGGGGTTCCGGACGGGGTGAAGCTTCTGCCGTCGGGCGGGATCGTGGTGACCAAGCCCGGCACGGTGCTCGAGGGTCTCGACATCCGTGGCCAGGTTTACATCAAGGCCGATAACGTCACGCTCAAGAACTGCAAGATCACCACTAAGGACTTCTACGTGGTGCGCATCGACAAGGGCATCCAAGGTGCCGTGGTGCAGAACTGCGACATCGACGGCCAGGGTGGCTCGGGCACCGGCATCGGCGGCGCCGGCACGTTCCTCGGCAACGACATCCGCGGCGTCGTCAACGGCATCAACCTCGAGGGTGCGGTCGGCTCCAAGATCATCGGCAACTACATCCACGATTTCCGCGGCGGCCCCGACGAGCATTTCGACGGCATCCAGATCTTCGGTGATGTCGGCACCATGAAGAACATCGAGATCGCGCACAACACGATCATCAACGACGGCAGCCCGATCGGCGTTTCGGCGATCTTCGTGGCCAACACCTTCGGTCCGGTCGACAACGTCTCGATCCATCACAACTACCTGTCGTCGCCGGGCAATTTCCCGGTCTACAACATGGGCACCTACACCAAGTCGCCGATCACCAACGTGACCTGGTCGGACAATTATGTGGTCAAGGGCTATTACGGCTACGAGAAGATCACCGCCGACAGCCAGGGCCGCCTGCCGACCATGACCAACAACACCAATGTGGACAAGGGCCTCCCCCCAGAAACCGCACCGGATTCATACTCAGCGAATAAGGCAAATGACGGGCCTCCGCCGACATCCGGAACAAAAGGAAAGTGA